DNA from Pseudophryne corroboree isolate aPseCor3 chromosome 7, aPseCor3.hap2, whole genome shotgun sequence:
GGACATATAAGGGCGATAAACGGTACTTCCAACGACTTCTGGTATGGTTCCCTTTCAAACTCAAGATTTACTTGTACATATCCCAAATAAGGGTACTTTTCAATACTCAATCCCCATATAACTAACCCACTCAATGGTTTTATGGGTACGTCAGATAAATGGTTATTATACCATGTTTCGAAAATAATTGACACTTGAGATCCACTGTCTAATAAAACTTTACACTTATTCCAGTTAATAGCTGCTGGGACTACAGGTGCAGGTCCTAGTATTCCCTCAGGCACTTTTCCGTTCCACCAAGAATTCCCCATTGCACAATAACTGACTTCTAGGGGGACTGTGCGGGGTTCATAGTCCTCCCTTGTTCATTTCCCTGTCCAGAAAGAACATCCCTATTAGTGTTGGAATTATTCGCAGAGGCCCGTGAAGAAGATCCATCAGTAAGGACATTGCATTCATAAGCTCTATGTCCTATcctcccacatttaaaacatcctcttcctctattagtatAACTATTTCCTCTTCCCATTCCTCTTATATTTGTATTGTTATTACTTCTAAGAGAGGAATTTCCTAAACTTCTATTCTCATGAGAGGCCATAAACTGCTCCAGTTTCTTGTTCTGTTCCTCTATCATTTTGACTATTTTTTCCTCAAAGGGATTGACCTCCACTGAGGGTTGGACAACCTTAACCTTTTTTACTGTTCTTTCTCTCATTTCAATTAGTACTTCTTCTTGTTTAATTTCTTTTAATAGTTCATTAAAAGTAGGGGAAGGTTCCCTTATTCCTGAACATCGTATTTTCTGGGCTACCGAATCAGCTGTCAGTGCCCCCCTCAGTAGTTGTTTCATTCTGCTTCTATCTACTTCGTCTCGGTTAATTCCACCCTTTTCTACAATTTTGTATAAGAGATTGTCTATTCGAATTAAGTATGCACTTAACTTTTCTCCAGGCTCCTGGAAAGTGTGGTGCAACCTGGATGTTAAATCTCCCACATCCTCCAAAGTGCCATAGGCATAATCTAAATCCTCAAAATATGTTTCAAGAGTGGCATGTGGATTACTTCGTCTAGCTGCCTGTATTATTCCCATGGCAGGTCCCCTTAGACTTTCTACTACTCTCTGCCTTTTTATTTGGTCTGGACACTGCCACTCCTCTGCTTGCTGTACTGCAGCTTCTTTCCAGGCTTCATATGTTTCTTCGCCTAAAGGTACAGGCACTATCCCTGAGAATATCCGTAATCTCCTATAACTCCCTTCATAGTGCCAACGTTCCAACTGAGTAACCACTCTATCTATCATAGTTTCAAACTGCGACCCATCTATATTTTCACCATTTCCTTGCATATTATTGTTTATATTATCCCTCCCAGACGTATCAACAGAAGTAGATATATGTGCATTAATAGCTTCCTCATCTTTTCTCTTAGGCCAAATAATATACCATCGCCTCCCAATTTCCTCATTTGCCATTATCATCGGTATTAGACATGGATCTAACTCCCTTTCGGCTTCTATTAATATGGCTATTTCTCCTCTCCATTTGTCCACAATCCTGGGTCTTTTAACCCCATACAATTTATCTATAATTATCCTTATAACTTCCTCATCTGAAAATTCTGAAAAATCCCCACCTATACCTATGCACTTTTTAGGATTTTTTTCTATTTGCATACACCAAGTGTATATATCTTCTTCTGTTAAATTCTCCATTACTCCTATGTTCAATCTCAGCAGACTTGCCTCCAATATGTAACCCTCCCTTATATCTTATAAGGTTACCCAATCTAatagtgtgcctccacccaagctattgcttTAATAACAGGCTGCCTGGGATGCCTGATTTTTTTCTTTTGTTATGTAAAATGTGGTGATTATGTTAGCTATAGATATTATATACATCAGTTAATCACAAATTTACTTATGTACCTTTTCTTCTTTCCAGCGCTTCATTCAATGTGCAGCAGACAGCCGGTGGTAAGTATTATTCTTTTAATAACACATTACACATTTTACACATATACCTATAATATGCATACGCCACCCATAGTATTCCTTAACTAACCCACACTCCTATACAATTcgtttgcatgcaatacacaaaaatatTAGGTTATAACCTCACTAAAAaaggagtgacccgggtactcttataaAATCTAGACATGCGCAAGTTGTGGCCCATAAATACCTTTTTCATACTAGCAATACTAGACATTTAAAATATGTCAGTCTTTTGATACTGCTCTCTACTAGCTCATGACCTTGGGTAGTAACAAAGTCTTTATAGTTGACTACATTAAAGTTAACTTTCCTTACTTTGTTGCTAATTCACTGCAGAAGGCCAACGTAGCAGAGTGTATAAATAGAGGTAACAATGTATCTCCTCAGTGTCTTATGAATCACTGTGTTGGCTTTAGAAATAAATAGCATCGGGTTCGTTGTATCCAGATAAATTAGTTCAGTAGCTTACAgtctttgaatatatatatatatatatatatatatatatatatatatatatagaattaaatATATCTGAAATATCCTCCAATGGCTCTCGGTTTCCCACTGTTCATTACTGTCTATAAATCCTAGTGCTTTCaatgttcttttttctttattctttactTTTAATATCTATAGGCTTACTCGACTACATAGGCAGTTTCATCTCCCGTGTGTATATAAACATATACTATTAGGATCTCCATTACTGTAATGATACCTAAAAGGTTGGAGCAACAGTCCTTCCTTTTTATTTCCTTTTGCTTCTGCTTACTTACATACAGAGAAAGGAATTCAAAGTATATTCTACACACATAGTCTATGAGAGGGATCCAATTTTACAGAGTAGACTGAATACTGCAGTAGATAGACACTATTTTCTTCCTTTTGTATTAGTTAAAGTTTCTGGCCAAAACCACAGTACATATACTTAGTTTTCTCTTAATAATAACTCTCTGCAGCTATTATAACACGCAGTGTGGTCTGTCCCGGTATCTGCCCATAAAGTTATCCTAGACTATTGATTAGTCTTGTAAATGGGAGGCAAATTAATTATTCTCTCCCTCCCTAATGGCTCTCTGATGTTTACTATAGCCAAGTGTCCTTTCTGCCTATGGTGCAAGGTGCAGTAAATAAATTGTGTCACTTACACCTCCTCATAGCAGCTGCTGCAGATGAGTACTCCCCCGACTCCTTCCTGATGCTCTCTGATAGGCCTCTGGACCGCTCTGTATCTGGAGTAGGCGGGGGCCTCTGTCTGTGCCTCCCTGCTTCTAGGACAGAGATCCTCCCTAGGCGTCTGACTGGCTCCCTTCGGTTACTATGGAGCCGCGTCCTCTACTGTCACTGCTTCCGCTCCCCGCTTACAGTGGCTCAGCCGTCACCTCTCCGCTGCCCTCTCTGCGGCGTCGTAACTTCAGACGCCCGGAGCCTTCCTTATCGCCTCCCGCTGTCTGCTAGCGGCGCTTCTACCTCCTCCTCCACCGCCCCCCTTCGGGAACGGGTAAGCCTGGTGCTGATGCAGCTACCTGGTCTCCAGTAACGCCgccgtatgtttacagcatacagctctTGGCAGCGTTCTGGAAGACCAAGTGCACACACGGACCAGGGGAACAGCAGTCTGCCTACCCTccggcggggagctctatttattctccccAGACCTTCAGCTCGTGCCGCCCGCTTGCCGCCAAAGCCGCGCGCTATACCCTGCCGCCGCCAATCAGTGCCTATCTCTTCCCCAGGCTCGTGGTCAGCCTTGCACCTTGCTCGCGGACCTATCcttcccgccctgcaggttgtTACTCCCTCAGCGCGTGGACAATATTAGGGACCCATCTGCCACTATTACTGCCCTGCAGGCTATTACCAGTTCACAACGTCTCGTGCTTATCTCTCATGACACACCACAGCTGCTAGGTCTATACAATTATAATGGCTGGCCTCTGTTTGTCCTATGCCACTATAAGACTGGCTGTAATGTTAAACTTATACTTATTTTAattatattatttaataaattgattatatttatttatttatttatcccttCTAAATCTATTCATGTACACATTTACATACGCAGAAGtgaatacatgtatatatacacatctctTGAACACCAATATATTTAATCTTTTAatataaattatacatatatatacatcagtCATATAACATCTCACGTTAGTGGTACAGTAACCATGTTACACTGAGGCACTGTGTGGCAAAATGGGAACACTGTTTGGCATTGTAGGGGTACTATATAGAACAAtggggcactgtgttgcatactgGGGTACTGGGGTgtgtgacaatatttatactgggggcaatgtatagcataatatttatactggaggatctgtgtggcataatgtgcatactggggtCACTGTATGGCATACCAGGGCATTACATGGTATAATGGGATGTTTATAGTAGACTCACTGTGTGCATAATGTTTATACTGGTGGCACTGCGTGGCACATTGGGAGCACTAAATGTATAATG
Protein-coding regions in this window:
- the LOC134944071 gene encoding paraneoplastic antigen Ma1 homolog, with the translated sequence MENLTEEDIYTWCMQIEKNPKKCIGIGGDFSEFSDEEVIRIIIDKLYGVKRPRIVDKWRGEIAILIEAERELDPCLIPMIMANEEIGRRWYIIWPKRKDEEAINAHISTSVDTSGRDNINNNMQGNGENIDGSQFETMIDRVVTQLERWHYEGSYRRLRIFSGIVPVPLGEETYEAWKEAAVQQAEEWQCPDQIKRQRVVESLRGPAMGIIQAARRSNPHATLETYFEDLDYAYGTLEDVGDLTSRLHHTFQEPGEKLSAYLIRIDNLLYKIVEKGGINRDEVDRSRMKQLLRGALTADSVAQKIRCSGIREPSPTFNELLKEIKQEEVLIEMRERTVKKVKVVQPSVEVNPFEEKIVKMIEEQNKKLEQFMASHENRSLGNSSLRSNNNTNIRGMGRGNSYTNRGRGCFKCGRIGHRAYECNVLTDGSSSRASANNSNTNRDVLSGQGNEQGRTMNPAQSP